Proteins from a single region of Microbacterium sp. zg-Y818:
- a CDS encoding AI-2E family transporter, translating into MTDPTAAPLAADAGAGTDAGTARGTAVTPASAPGTAGSTATARVLAGLSNPFALGFLLTLGGLAAFVLGLAISNLSTVLIYVAFALFAALGLDPVVRWLERHGIPRPGGIAMVFAGFAVAIAGILWLIIPTVAGQVSQFSKDLPSLVSDFQKSDIYSWLETNFSDQVGTLLTDVQNFITNPSNIASIGGGVLQVGVGIASAVSGVVIVLVLTLYFLASLAAMKSAFVRLTPARSRPKVASLTTEITDSIGGYLMGMVVLAFFNSVVALILHLVLGLPFPALLAVVAFCLTLIPLVGTVAYWVLATVIALFSSPVAALVFGIAYLIYMQIEAYILTPRVMNRAISVPGALVVIGALVGGTLLGLLGALIAIPVTASILLIIKQVWIPRQDAKV; encoded by the coding sequence ATGACCGACCCCACCGCAGCCCCGCTCGCCGCCGATGCGGGTGCCGGCACCGACGCGGGCACCGCTCGCGGCACCGCGGTGACGCCCGCATCGGCGCCCGGGACGGCGGGGTCGACCGCCACGGCACGCGTCCTCGCCGGCTTGTCGAACCCGTTCGCGCTGGGCTTCCTGCTGACCCTCGGAGGCCTCGCGGCCTTCGTGCTGGGGCTGGCCATCTCGAACCTGTCGACGGTGCTCATCTACGTCGCGTTCGCGCTCTTCGCAGCGCTGGGACTGGACCCGGTGGTCCGCTGGCTGGAGCGGCACGGCATCCCCCGCCCCGGGGGGATCGCGATGGTCTTCGCGGGCTTCGCGGTCGCGATCGCAGGCATTCTGTGGCTCATCATCCCGACGGTCGCCGGGCAGGTCTCGCAGTTCTCCAAGGATCTGCCATCGCTCGTGTCGGACTTCCAGAAGTCGGACATCTACTCGTGGCTTGAGACCAACTTCAGCGATCAGGTGGGAACGCTTCTCACCGACGTCCAGAACTTCATCACGAACCCGAGCAACATCGCCAGCATCGGTGGTGGCGTGCTGCAGGTGGGTGTCGGCATCGCCAGCGCGGTCTCGGGCGTCGTGATCGTGCTCGTCCTGACCTTGTACTTCCTCGCGTCGCTGGCGGCGATGAAGAGTGCTTTCGTGCGTCTCACCCCCGCCCGCAGCCGGCCGAAGGTGGCGTCACTCACGACCGAGATCACGGACTCGATCGGCGGCTACCTCATGGGCATGGTGGTGCTGGCGTTCTTCAACTCGGTCGTCGCGCTCATCCTGCACCTGGTGCTCGGACTGCCGTTCCCCGCGCTGCTGGCGGTCGTCGCGTTCTGCCTGACGCTGATCCCCCTTGTGGGAACCGTCGCCTACTGGGTGCTGGCGACGGTGATCGCGCTGTTCTCGAGCCCGGTGGCTGCTCTGGTCTTCGGTATCGCGTATCTCATCTACATGCAGATCGAGGCATACATCCTCACGCCGAGGGTGATGAACCGCGCGATCTCGGTGCCCGGGGCTCTCGTCGTGATCGGGGCGCTCGTCGGGGGGACGCTGCTGGGGCTGCTCGGCGCGCTGATCGCGATTCCGGTGACGGCATCGATTCTGCTGATCATCAAGCAGGTGTGGATACCGCGGCAGGACGCCAAGGTCTGA
- a CDS encoding lactonase family protein produces MRFLLGGYTADMGGAAEGIGVLRAGEADAASAGGPLAFEGEAVVTGGSPSWLTWHPSLPVVYAAMEGAGTVQAFRRTGETGLARLGGPVGVGEAPCHVAVAPDGASLIASCWGDGRVVRVRLDAEGRPGPTAAARAARDPYGREGAAGAGGSAADAVVFAQAGQARAGARDEEQEDQLQDLAAAAQALRAVAGDEFAHLVPEYAAPEPPPVAPGAAAAADAGDSAEAPVARSSHAHQTVFLPGGVLATADMGFDLVRFWRGADGGATRALPDVVLPRGSGPRHMVWHPSGHLYVVTELSRELFVLAPDVAGVWRIVSGTPLAAGTLADDTAAEVCLSRDAQFVYVGVRGSDTLAVLRVRGDGSQVAPVALAEAGVAGPRHHMIVLDTLLVAGQRSGDVAALTLDIRNGLPGRPRVRTSAPSPTCIVPLR; encoded by the coding sequence ATGCGCTTCCTGCTCGGCGGGTACACCGCCGACATGGGCGGAGCCGCCGAGGGCATCGGGGTGCTGCGCGCCGGCGAGGCGGATGCCGCCTCTGCGGGCGGTCCGCTCGCCTTCGAGGGCGAGGCCGTGGTCACGGGCGGCTCGCCGTCGTGGCTGACGTGGCATCCCTCGCTGCCGGTCGTGTACGCGGCCATGGAAGGCGCCGGCACAGTGCAGGCGTTCCGTCGCACGGGCGAGACGGGGCTGGCGCGGCTCGGTGGGCCGGTCGGGGTCGGCGAGGCCCCGTGCCACGTCGCGGTCGCCCCCGACGGCGCGTCTCTCATCGCGAGCTGCTGGGGCGATGGGCGCGTGGTGCGCGTGCGGCTGGATGCCGAGGGGCGCCCTGGGCCGACGGCCGCCGCGCGTGCCGCGCGGGATCCGTACGGGCGCGAGGGCGCCGCGGGCGCCGGGGGTTCCGCCGCCGACGCCGTGGTGTTCGCGCAGGCCGGGCAGGCCCGCGCGGGTGCCCGTGACGAAGAGCAGGAGGATCAGCTGCAGGACCTGGCGGCAGCGGCGCAGGCGCTGCGCGCGGTCGCCGGGGACGAGTTCGCCCACCTGGTTCCCGAGTACGCCGCGCCGGAGCCGCCGCCGGTTGCGCCCGGGGCCGCGGCTGCTGCCGACGCCGGGGACTCCGCCGAGGCGCCCGTCGCCCGGTCGTCGCACGCGCACCAGACCGTGTTCCTGCCCGGCGGCGTGCTCGCCACCGCCGACATGGGGTTCGACCTGGTGCGGTTCTGGCGGGGCGCCGACGGCGGCGCCACGCGAGCGCTCCCCGATGTCGTGCTGCCGCGTGGCAGCGGGCCGCGCCACATGGTCTGGCATCCGAGCGGCCATCTCTACGTGGTCACCGAGCTCTCACGCGAACTGTTCGTGCTGGCGCCGGATGTCGCCGGCGTGTGGCGCATCGTCTCGGGGACACCGCTGGCCGCCGGCACGCTCGCGGACGACACCGCGGCCGAGGTCTGCCTGTCGCGCGACGCGCAGTTCGTGTACGTCGGGGTGCGCGGCAGCGACACCCTGGCCGTGCTGCGGGTGCGCGGCGACGGCTCACAGGTCGCTCCCGTGGCGCTCGCCGAGGCCGGAGTGGCGGGGCCCCGTCACCACATGATCGTGCTCGACACGCTGCTCGTGGCCGGTCAGCGCTCGGGCGACGTCGCCGCCCTCACACTCGACATCCGCAACGGGCTGCCCGGCCGCCCGCGGGTGCGCACCTCGGCGCCGTCGCCGACGTGCATCGTGCCGCTGCGCTGA